A window of Mucilaginibacter robiniae genomic DNA:
TATCAAGGAAGGAACAGACCACCTGCTTTTTCTTTTGACACTTTTATTGCCAGCGACTTTAACGGTTAAAAATAGGCGCTGGAACGGCTTTGGCGGTACAAAAAGGAGTTTAACCAACATTTTGAAAATTGTTACAGCCTTTACCATTGGGCATTCTGTTACCCTCATCATCGGTGCTTTAGGTGTCGTGCATTTTCCGGGCCAAATCATTGAAGTTTTGATTGCATTAAGCATACTGGTTTCCGCTGTTCATGCCTTAAAACCAATCTTTCCGGGCAAAGAGCTTTATATTGCAGGAGGCTTTGGGCTAATTCACGGTATGGCTTTTGCTGAATCGCTGATTAATCTGAACCTGGATGGACTGCGCATGATGCTCAGTATCTTAGGTTTTAACTTAGGTATTGAATTAATGCAAATTTTAATCATTGCTATTATCATACCTTGGTTAATCATACTAAGTAGAAACAATGCCTATGCAGGTTTACGCATCATTGGATCTGTAGTGGCCGCTATCGCAGCCCTAGCCTGGATGACAGAGCGTATCAGTGGTGAACCTAATATCATCAGCAGTATGGTGACGAATGCAGCTGAATATAGCTTCTGGATCATTCCTGTTTTAGCCATAGCAGCTTTTGGTAGTTATGTTGTAGTTTCTAAGAAACAAACGTCCAAACACATTGGCGTCGATATATGATTGAACATTGCCAGTACCCACAGGAACGCTTACCTAAAATAAACGATAGTAGATAGAATGGTATAAATACTCGCCTGATAGTCCAGCAAAATGCAATTACTGCAATAATTGCCTAAATAGGAGTAATTAGCCGTAAATCAATTATTAAAGTAAAGGCCTCACTTTCTAAGTACTTTATCAAGTAAGGGGCGTTTTGGGAAATGTTCAATCCTTTAGTTGGTATTCGGAAGTGAAGTAGTATATTAAGAATGTAATTTGGCAAGTTATTAGAATAACCGGCTTGCAAGTATCGTCTTTCTAATTACTATACCATATTTGGGGCATCTTAAAGAAGCGAAAAGTTGCTATACTCATTGTATCCCGCTTTCTTGATATCGAGAGTTTATTTCATTTTGGAGGCCAGATAATCTAGCATGCTACCTAATAACAAAATAGCAGCTCCAATTTCAAATAATAACTCGTAAGAATGGTAAATGGAAAACAGGTAAGACAACAGGTATGCCGTGCCGGCATGGGTTACCGACTAGCAAACCTGTATCGCCTTAATGGTGGAATCTGGTAATTTGAGTAGATGGCTTAAAAGAAGATGTCTATATAGTCTGTAGATTCACCATCGCAGTTTAACATAGACTGTAGGCGCCAGTACTTACGTTTGCCGGAAGCCTTGAAGATGACCAGCCCTGTACTTTCGCAAGGTTGCCCGCCATTGATATAGGATATACGCGATACGATCTTGCCGTTAAACTTCAGTTCACGCCCCCTAGCCAAAAAAGTACCCTTTATGGTTATATAATCATTTTTGAGTTTGTCTCTTTGCTCACCTTCAATGCTGTATTCATCTTTTCCTAGCGATTTGATCATTACCGTTCCGGGTTTAGCTTTATTAAAGGCGATCCACTGGATGGTGAAAGAATGGGAGCCAACCCGAACTGGTAAAGTTTGAGCAGTTGCTGCGAGCGTATAGCATAACCATAAAGCAATAAACAAGGTAAACTTCATATCTATAATTGGATAGGTGTTTATCCTAAACAGGCAATCATTTGACTTGTTTAAAGCCACCGTCAGTCTTACGGTAATTGCCTGTAAAAGGCCGACTTGCTCAAAGGGCTTCATTACGCCCGGTTCCGGTGGTACCCGTACCGGTTTTCCAAGTCTTTGACTTTTTGTACATCACAACCAAAAACAGAGAGGCAGAATCTGTTCCGTGGAGGCTCTTTACTGTAAAAAAGCACATAACAGTCATAAGGTACACCCCGGCTTTCCAGTTCTTGCTTCAGGTTCTGAAGATCATCTTCTGTTTTGACGAAGCCAATCAGATGCTTGTTAGCATTAGAGTCAGCCTTGATAATACTGAATGCATGAGCCACTGCCTCTTTTTCAATGGTGAAATATTCCAAGTCCTGCCGTTGTCCGCGTTCGGTATACTACCAAACATAAGCGTTGCCGTTAAAGTCCAGTCCATATCCTTCATCAATCCGGATCTTACCGATGGCATATCGATCGGCATAGCAATTTGTGCTTAACCATGCTAATAAGTCATTTATCGTTTCTGGTATCATCGCCTATTACTCAGATTTAGTCGCTAGAGGGCCTAACTGCCAGACGGGGTTTATTTGGCATTCCACCATGGATACTTCTCCTCGGCTAATGCTTTCTTGCTCTCTGGCTTACCATCGTTGGCCAGTTTGGCTTTCATGTAGTTCTACCAGCCGTTTTTTGGTGTATTATCACTCACGTAAAATTCCCCTGCACCGGTATCCAAACTGTCGCTCTCCGGTATACGAAAATCGTCCCAATTGTAGGTCTTGCTAGCGCCACCGCTATAAGACGTCAAGCTGGCCACACATTCGTTATTATATAAAACCATCACCGGTACCAGAGGGTCATAAGCAAACTGACCCTGCTTATTGATATACCAGTTTGTGGTCAAAATAATTGCATGCAGCATTCTCATCATAAAAACCTGGGAAGTACTTAATTGTTTATTAGCCCGAAAGACAAGAAGTGTATAGTTGCTTTACTGCAACGGCAGTTTACGGAACGTTACACCCTTACTGTTACGAGATCAACCTTTACATAATGACTTTTAAAAGTATTGTACAAACGCGCTGGAAGGTGACGCCCGAACAGGTGATCGTCTATCCTTATGGCGTGGTCTACCTGATCAGCGTAACGATCGCTTTAACCTGGGGCTGTTGGCTGATCTTTTTGGGCTACCTATCGAAAGATACACTTACTTTACAAGATGCGTTGGACCTTTGGCCGTTATATCTCATCTTTTTAAGTATAGTGGTATTGTTGTGGCTATTTGCCCGTACAGCTATTATATTCGATAGGTCTGTACAGTTGGTGTATAAAAGGCTGTTCGGGTTGATCACCACCAGAAAACTGAGGTTTGATCAGGTGCAGGCCATCGTACCGGTCATGAATGTGAGGGCCGCTTACCAATATCGTGTGTTCGCCAAAAACCAGCCTAATGATACAGGCACCATTATCTCTTCGCCGTTCTTATCTGAGCAAAGCCCACATGCTGTGGAGTTCCAGGCGCAGGTACTCACGATAGTAGGGCATTTTCTAAAGCTTGGCCCAGTACAGGAATCACTGATGAAGATTGGTCAGTGGCGCAAAGATAACTCCTTGAACAAACGATGAACGATAAATTATCCAAAACCTATTTGTTTGAGCGGCACACGCAGCAGCAGGTGACCGGCTGGGCAGCACGGCTCCACTACTTCTATTTTTTCAGAGCCTGGGGCGGGCATGCTAATGACGGTGATGAGTTTACAGCGGGCATCTCTTATACGGATAAAGAAGTCCTCAAATATAAACTGATTCAACTAGGATTCACGCTCAGAAGCATAACTGCAGATGACCCGCAGCCTGAATGGGGCAAGTCCTACCCGGGAACGGAGTTTGCCAAATTCAAAATACCTATTTCTCATTTTCCTGAACTTGAGCAACCGGGACACGTTGTCATTGATGAAGTCCCGGTATTTGTTTGGGTTACCCCGCAAATCATTCAATTCTCCGTATCTGGCCTGGCAGATGGCAATCGGTACGAAGTTTCGCAAGCCGACTTTGATGCTTGCCTTAAACTGGAAAAACTATTTGACCAATTGGTGTGGCAGTCCTTCAAAGACGAAAGGATCACGCAAAGCGCGCAATGCATATCCACAACCCGGTATCCTGAACTATTTATATGAATTAATCTTCCTTACTTAACTACGAAATAATTATCATTCACCACCTTATCCGTTATGCTGGCCCTCGTGTTAGGCGCTCAAACGCCTGCTGTAGATAAGGGCGTTGCTATGCTCAAAAGTTTTTACACTGCTTACATTTTATTGTCGTCGGGAGAAATTACTGATCTGGAAGCTAGTGAGGCAAAGCTAGTAGCATTAAGGCGCAAATATTGCACGCCAGCCTGCCTAAAACAATTCCAGAAACTGGTTGAAGACACTATTGGCGATCCCATTATCCAGGCGCAGGATAGCTACAAAGCGCATACCAAAACCCTAGTCATTAAAAAGATTCAAAGAAGTCCAACCGTTATGCAGTGTCTTATATTGATATTGAAAGCACACATCAAACGACCACCATTTACGTGACCTTGACCGAGCAAAAAGGTACACTTAAAATCTCCAACCTGGAATAAGTATTTCGGTCTTTGTATAACAACGTACCGGTGTTTGAAGTTATGGCATCAGCTCTAAGACAAAATTCAAGTATGGCCGCCTGCGGCAATTAAAATGCAGTCGCTATGCATTAACGATTCACTAGCAGTGTGTAGATGATATAAAACAGTAACACAACCAACAAGGAACCAATACCGACTAATAATCTTCCCACCTTGGAAGTCAAAAAATTTCTTCGAGGTGATACCGGTAACCTATTAACATAGAACCTAACTGTAAGTAAGTAGATGATGATAGCTGGAATGCCATAAAAAACAAAAGGAATCAGAATAGCATAGTACAATATAGGTAGCATGATTGTAACTGTTAAAAATGGTATTAGCAACTTACCCGATTTTGATAAGCTGAAAGATGGTATTCCATTACCCGGCGAACAGTATCTTGTCAAATTTTAAAAATTTATTGTTTTGAACTTTAAAAAAGTAAATCACTGCATATTCACTTTCACTTACATAATTGCCGTTCTCATCGGTGTCACCTGAATAAGAGACCGACAATTGTAATGTTGCGTTTGCCTTGTCATAATTCGCAATCATGACATAGCTTTCTTTAACCTTTGGTGTAGTGTACTCACCTTTTTGAGCGAGCTGTTCACTTTTTACTTTAAGAAGGCTTTTAATAAATGCATGAGTGAACACCGCTCTATGATGTTTTTCAAAATCTCTTTCGGTAAAAGTACCTGGATAAGTTTCCGGACGTTTACTATCGTCTGCGTTATCATAAACGATATTACAGACTTGTGTTGTATCTGCGTTTACTGGGAAGCTGAAGTAAGTTTTTAGTTTTTGAACATCATTCTGATACACGGCTGTTCTAAAATTGCGAAAATCATCAAGCCAGGTATTTACCGTTACGTACGGGGACTTAGCCGGAGATCTTATTGTAGTATCCGATTTTGCATCAGCCTGTTTATTTTTGTGCTTATCAGGTGTACAGGCACCTGATAGTGTAATACCTGCAATAGTAAGTGATAAAATCTTTTGGGTATTCGTTTTCATAAGCTTGCATTAAACACGGTCATGTTAGAATCTAGGGACAGATAGCTGAACCGCATTTGGCCGCGTACAGCTTAAACGCCTAATTCAACAATTCTTTTGAGGATATGTTGTGCTTTATAAGTTAAGAACAGACACACGGACGCATGAACAGTATCACCACCAGCTTCAGGGCTATCCTTTGTAAACAAAGGGAACTTGGCTACCACTTCCCCAACATCGTGAGAACACCGGCCACATTGGAGGATATCGGACAGACGGAGGAAGCATTACATCTGGCTTTCAATGAGGAACTGAAAGAACTTTACCAGTTTGCCGATGGAAGTAATATTGACCAGGTGACACCTTCAGGCCTTACCGGGCTGATCCCTATTCATAATTTCTTGTCGCTACAAGATGCTGTCACCTATTACCGGCAAAGTATGAAATTTGAGAATAGTTTTTATAACCACGAGCAAGATTTTGCGCCGGGTAAACAGCTCTTTCCTTTTCTGGAAGATGGCGCGGGGAACTGCTACTGGGTCGACCTGAACGAAGGATTCCTTAACTATGGCCGGATCTACTGGACTAACACCTTCGGGCGGGAGCCGGATTATACTTACCGTTCCCTGACCAGCATGTTCGAGGTCATTGCCGAGGCCCACGAAACCGGTATCATCTCACTGGACGAGGAAGGCTATCTAGATTGTGACTTTAAAGCATTTGATAAGTTATCTGAAGGCAGATAGGCTGATGATGTAGATTCCGCTTGTCAGTTGCTAATCTTGATACAATTTACTTTACATGAAACCGTCGTTGCTATTCAAAATAAACTGGCCTGATCTGCTTTACCGCTGGTTCCTGTCTGGTAAGCGCATATCAGCGTCAGCAAAGCAGCGCCATAAGTAGCCGTTTTGCCTACAGTAAGGGGAAATATGAGGCTTTCATTTCTAATGAAGCATGTACCCTGGTCAGCACCTAACGAGAGGATTGTGCTACCTGGAGTGCAGATGAATAGCCTATAAAAAGCCTCTCCGTTTGCAGCATGGCTTTCCCTAAACCAGTCATTAATGCTTTATTCTGCCT
This region includes:
- a CDS encoding SMI1/KNR4 family protein codes for the protein MNSITTSFRAILCKQRELGYHFPNIVRTPATLEDIGQTEEALHLAFNEELKELYQFADGSNIDQVTPSGLTGLIPIHNFLSLQDAVTYYRQSMKFENSFYNHEQDFAPGKQLFPFLEDGAGNCYWVDLNEGFLNYGRIYWTNTFGREPDYTYRSLTSMFEVIAEAHETGIISLDEEGYLDCDFKAFDKLSEGR
- a CDS encoding HupE/UreJ family protein; this translates as MFHKFYKFDNSRPFRLGRLFSLTILMVVLGFLQGLAHPMPNSVLLLDIGGHSVKAELQLPLNELELAFGHDVNRHSEGLVQRLGPQLNTYLLQHMHPASMDGKKWTIQISSMQVQPVQQSMSGPYNELTVQLMLLPPENETPRHFMLNYDVIIHQVVTHFALVSVRQDWDNAQTAGHPYQVAAIRMNTVDNKLYPVEINVQEGALWTGFTNMVSLGMNHIKEGTDHLLFLLTLLLPATLTVKNRRWNGFGGTKRSLTNILKIVTAFTIGHSVTLIIGALGVVHFPGQIIEVLIALSILVSAVHALKPIFPGKELYIAGGFGLIHGMAFAESLINLNLDGLRMMLSILGFNLGIELMQILIIAIIIPWLIILSRNNAYAGLRIIGSVVAAIAALAWMTERISGEPNIISSMVTNAAEYSFWIIPVLAIAAFGSYVVVSKKQTSKHIGVDI